The proteins below are encoded in one region of Arthrobacter sp. CJ23:
- a CDS encoding 3-hydroxyacyl-CoA dehydrogenase NAD-binding domain-containing protein, whose protein sequence is MPETVTETCTAYVDHAGFRFAVLTLENPGHRPVTLGPASLANFDAAVCALDLSGVDAVAVTGKGSVFCAGADLNMMTETATPEQAEDVARRGLEVLGRLASLPVPTFAFVNGTALGGGLELALHTDYRTAADSVRALGFPEVRLGLVPGWGGIPRTTALLGPAQAARLVVTDSLAGNNLSARTAAELSLVDAVLPEDGFLAASLEFAVGILSGTAVAARAGDRAEQETSGAVAGSAALEALRMQIDARLHGAAPAPYRALELLAAAAAAPALTAVPAGEAAEIRAFGELLLSDEARASIYAFHLTQSLAKKPAGRPTAEPLPVRSVGVVGAGLMASQLALLFAQQLRVPVRITDLSQERIDAAMDWIGGQLDKLVRRGRMQAADADAIRALVTGGTDKAAFADCDVVIEAVFEELELKRAVFAELEPLLRSEALLLTNTSSLSIEAMGAALTRPGRLIGFHFFNPVAVLPLVEIITARHTDETTLATAFELARRLRKTAVLATDTAGFVVNRVLTRLLDEVLSLVDDGADPAVVNDALDPLGLPMAPLRLLQFIGPAVQLHICQAMHRAYPQRFGVSPSLAALVAAGLPGYLDNDGGISPAAAALLPASNPTDAGAVRARILAALAQEVTAMLDEGVVSGPEQIDLCMILGANYPFHTGGLTPLLDRKAGTEFHPGLRVPVPAAG, encoded by the coding sequence ACCTGTCCGGAGTGGATGCCGTGGCCGTGACGGGCAAGGGCTCGGTCTTCTGCGCCGGCGCGGACCTGAATATGATGACGGAGACTGCCACGCCGGAGCAGGCCGAGGACGTGGCGCGGCGGGGCTTGGAGGTGCTCGGCCGGCTGGCGTCTCTTCCGGTGCCCACGTTCGCGTTCGTCAACGGGACCGCACTGGGCGGGGGGCTGGAACTCGCTCTCCACACGGACTACCGCACGGCCGCGGACTCGGTCCGGGCCCTGGGCTTTCCCGAGGTCCGCCTCGGCCTGGTGCCTGGCTGGGGCGGCATCCCGCGCACAACGGCACTACTCGGGCCCGCGCAGGCGGCCCGTTTGGTGGTCACGGATTCCCTCGCGGGCAACAACCTCTCCGCCCGCACCGCGGCCGAGCTTAGCCTGGTCGATGCCGTGCTGCCGGAAGACGGATTCCTGGCGGCATCCCTGGAATTCGCCGTCGGCATCCTCTCCGGCACGGCCGTGGCGGCCCGCGCCGGCGACAGGGCGGAGCAGGAGACCTCAGGCGCCGTCGCAGGATCCGCAGCGCTGGAGGCCCTACGGATGCAGATCGACGCCCGCCTACACGGTGCCGCTCCCGCCCCCTACCGCGCCCTGGAGCTGCTCGCCGCGGCGGCGGCCGCCCCAGCCCTTACCGCCGTACCGGCCGGAGAGGCGGCGGAGATCCGGGCCTTCGGCGAGCTGCTGCTCTCCGATGAGGCCCGCGCCAGCATTTACGCTTTCCACCTCACTCAGTCCCTGGCGAAGAAACCCGCGGGCAGGCCGACCGCCGAGCCGCTGCCGGTGCGATCGGTGGGCGTCGTCGGTGCCGGGCTGATGGCCAGCCAGCTCGCCCTTCTCTTCGCGCAGCAACTGCGCGTCCCGGTACGGATCACGGACCTGTCCCAGGAGCGCATCGATGCCGCGATGGACTGGATCGGCGGGCAGCTGGACAAACTCGTTCGCCGGGGGCGCATGCAAGCCGCCGACGCTGACGCCATCCGCGCCCTGGTCACCGGAGGAACGGACAAGGCAGCTTTCGCGGACTGCGACGTGGTCATCGAGGCGGTCTTTGAGGAACTGGAGCTCAAGCGTGCGGTGTTCGCTGAGCTCGAACCGCTGCTGCGGTCGGAGGCCCTGCTGTTGACCAACACTTCCTCGCTGTCCATTGAGGCCATGGGCGCTGCCCTCACCCGCCCGGGGCGGCTGATCGGCTTCCACTTCTTCAACCCCGTGGCCGTGCTCCCACTGGTCGAAATCATCACCGCGCGGCATACGGACGAGACGACGCTTGCGACGGCGTTTGAGCTGGCCCGGCGGCTGCGCAAGACGGCCGTACTCGCCACTGATACAGCCGGCTTCGTGGTGAACCGCGTGCTGACGCGGCTGCTTGACGAGGTCTTGTCCTTGGTCGACGACGGCGCCGATCCCGCTGTCGTGAACGATGCCTTGGACCCGCTGGGCCTGCCCATGGCTCCGCTGCGGCTGCTCCAGTTCATCGGCCCGGCCGTGCAGCTGCATATCTGCCAGGCCATGCACCGGGCGTACCCGCAGCGCTTTGGTGTGAGCCCCAGCCTGGCGGCGCTCGTGGCCGCGGGGCTCCCGGGCTATTTGGACAACGACGGCGGAATCTCGCCCGCCGCGGCCGCGTTGCTGCCGGCGTCGAACCCGACAGATGCCGGCGCGGTCCGCGCCAGAATCCTGGCCGCGCTGGCCCAGGAAGTCACAGCGATGCTCGATGAGGGCGTGGTGAGCGGACCCGAGCAGATCGACCTGTGCATGATCCTCGGCGCCAATTACCCGTTCCACACCGGTGGGCTGACCCCTCTGCTTGACCGGAAAGCAGGCACCGAGTTCCATCCGGGGCTGCGCGTCCCGGTCCCCGCCGCCGGGTAG
- a CDS encoding acetyl-CoA C-acyltransferase — protein MGQLASLTAVDLGGTAIAAALDRSNIRPDAVDAVIMGHVLQAGAGQNPARQAAAAGGIPLSAHAATVNKVCLSGLSAIIDASRLLRLGEAAVVVAGGQESMSNAPHLLPGSRAGHLYGDAALIDSVAHDGLTDAFDHQAMGLATDRANEALGIPRTAQDKAAADSHRRAAVAQAAGHFDAEIVPVKVPRPRGEAALAGKDEGVRPDSNEESLGRLRPAFSASGTVTAGNASPLNDGAAAVVLTTRGYAEAHGLEIMAVLGAPGQTAGPDTSLPDKPARAIGKALETAGWSVEDLDFVEINEAFASVALHSATLLGIGMDRVNVNGGAIALGHPIGTSGARVVVAAAYELQRRGTGKAAVALCGGGGQGEALLLSR, from the coding sequence ATGGGACAACTCGCCTCGCTGACCGCCGTCGATCTCGGCGGCACCGCGATCGCCGCGGCCCTTGACCGGTCCAACATCCGCCCCGACGCGGTCGACGCCGTCATCATGGGACACGTACTCCAGGCGGGGGCAGGACAGAATCCTGCCCGGCAGGCAGCCGCCGCCGGGGGCATACCGCTCAGCGCCCACGCCGCTACCGTCAATAAGGTGTGCCTGTCCGGGCTGAGCGCCATCATCGACGCGAGCCGGCTGCTGCGGTTGGGGGAAGCTGCAGTGGTGGTCGCCGGCGGACAAGAATCAATGAGCAACGCCCCGCATCTGCTGCCGGGTTCGCGCGCCGGGCACCTCTACGGCGACGCGGCGCTCATCGACTCTGTGGCCCACGACGGACTCACCGATGCGTTCGATCACCAGGCCATGGGCCTGGCCACGGACCGTGCCAATGAGGCGTTGGGGATTCCCCGCACCGCACAGGACAAGGCTGCGGCCGACTCCCACCGGCGGGCAGCGGTCGCGCAGGCCGCCGGGCACTTCGATGCGGAGATTGTCCCGGTCAAGGTGCCGCGGCCCCGCGGGGAGGCCGCGCTTGCAGGTAAAGACGAGGGTGTGCGTCCGGACAGCAACGAGGAGTCGCTCGGCAGGCTCAGACCAGCGTTCTCCGCATCCGGCACGGTTACCGCCGGCAATGCCTCGCCGCTCAACGACGGCGCGGCCGCCGTCGTCCTGACAACCCGCGGCTACGCAGAGGCCCACGGCCTCGAGATCATGGCGGTACTCGGTGCCCCGGGACAAACGGCCGGCCCGGACACCTCGCTGCCGGACAAACCCGCCCGTGCCATCGGCAAGGCACTCGAGACGGCAGGCTGGAGCGTGGAGGATCTGGACTTCGTGGAGATCAATGAGGCATTTGCCTCGGTAGCCCTGCATTCGGCGACACTGCTCGGGATCGGCATGGACAGAGTCAACGTTAACGGCGGAGCGATCGCCCTCGGCCATCCCATTGGTACCTCCGGTGCGCGGGTTGTGGTGGCCGCCGCGTACGAGCTCCAGCGCCGCGGCACCGGCAAGGCAGCCGTAGCACTCTGCGGTGGCGGCGGCCAGGGCGAAGCGCTGCTCCTGTCACGTTGA